In a single window of the Caldanaerobius fijiensis DSM 17918 genome:
- a CDS encoding CDIF630_02480 family spore surface protein produces the protein MGKQKKDKHTNIPKAIEKHETAAWADIQKVKPVSNVAIPSETAVRDAKDWVDANQK, from the coding sequence ATGGGTAAACAAAAAAAAGATAAGCATACCAATATACCCAAAGCCATTGAAAAACACGAGACGGCGGCATGGGCCGATATACAAAAGGTAAAACCTGTATCAAATGTTGCTATACCTTCAGAGACCGCTGTAAGAGACGCCAAGGATTGGGTAGATGCCAATCAAAAATAA